Part of the Nicotiana sylvestris chromosome 2, ASM39365v2, whole genome shotgun sequence genome, agctgaaaaagaagatagattggaatgcattatcactgtctcatttagatcctcgaacaaatcaatgtgaacaagaggttcaaaagattattcatttacaaaatattgcaaatcaattaccagatgcattcactaacctaccaagggtgactaagtcacatattccagctgctaatgctccaattcgagttgatatcccgacagaacaattaattaaagcaaatgagtctaagccatgcttgaaacgtggtagaccaatcggttctaaagataaaaatcctcgaagaagaaaaggagcaagtgatcaaagtgaacataacacagaggtagtggctcaagaagagccccaagacgtaacaaatgataagaccttaggggaggtccaggtacctaaaaataatgaaaatgaagagatatcaataagttacgtctcaaccgggaaaagatggaaaccgaaataatattgttatcgataacatttttgcttataatgttgctgttgaaataatgcaacaagatgaggatcttgaaccaaaatctgtcaatgaatgtagacagagaaatgattggccaaaatggaaagacgctatccaggcagagttaacttcacttggaaaacgtgaagtcttcggacccatagttcgaacacctgaaggcataaagccagtagggtataaatgggtttttgtgcgaaaacgaaatgataaaaatgaagtcgttagatataaagcacgacttgtggcacaagggttttcccaaaggcctggaattgattatatggagacatattctcctgtagtggatgctatcaccttcaggtatctcataaatatggcagtgcaagaaaaacttgatatgcatctaatggatgttgttacagcctatttgtatggatcattagacaacgaaatttttatgaaagtacctgagggatttaaagtgccagaagcatataaaaattttcgagaaacttgttcaataaagcttcagaaatctttatacggattgaaacaatcaggacgtatgtggtacaatcgcctgagtgaatacctgttgaaagaagggtacaagaatgatccaatttgtccctgtgtctttataaaaaggtctggatctgaatttgttataatcgctgtgtatgttgatgatttaaatatcattggaactcctgaggagcttccaaaaacagtagactgtttgaagaaagaatttgaaatgaaagatcttggaaagacaaaattttgtcttggtctacaaattgagtatatgaaagatggaatatttgtccatcaatcgacatacaccgaaaagattttaaagcgattctatatggataaagcattaatgtatcttgccaataattcccgaccagatatagctttctcagtaagcttattggcaagatttagtacttctccaacacaaagacactgaaatggtattaaacatatattcagatacctccaagggacaattgatatgggtttattttattcaaatgaatccaagccatcattgattggttatgcagatgcaggatatttgtctgatccacacaaaggtcgatctcagacaggctatttatttacaagtggaggtacaaccatatcatggcgttcgacaaaacaaactatggttgctacttcttcaaatcatgcagagataatagtcattcacgaagcaagtcgagaatgtgtttggttaagatctataactcaacacattcagcaaacatgtggtctttcttcgaaagagaatattccaacaatattgtatgaagacaatgctgcatgcatagctcaattgaaatgaggatatatcaaaggagatagaacaaaacacatttcaccgaaattctttttcactcatgatcttcagaagaatggtgaaatagatgtacaacaagttcgttcaagtaataatttggctgatctgttcactaaggcattaccaacctcaatatttgaaaagctgatatataagattggaatgcgtcgtcttcgagacattaagtgatttctcatcagggggagttaatacgcgttgtactctttttcccttacaaggttttgtcccattgggttttccctgcaaggtttttaacgaggcaaccaaaaggcatatttctaaatatgtgtactttttcctaataaggttttaacgagacacattatttatggacatccaaagggagtgttatgataaaaatcaaaatatggtggatgtctactcttcctccatgatctttctctcaaatggttaatgacatattcaatgacatattctttatgttcaatgacatattccatgacatattttcttcacttttcatgcctatataaaggccttgtaatagataggaaaatacaccaaagtgaaagaagaaaacacttctccattctctctatctcttcttgtttacattttactgcattgcttttattttataacacttttGTCCTTTTGCCTTATTGAGCCgaaggtctttcggaaacagcctctctactccttcggggtaggagtaaggtctgcgtacacactactctccccagaccccactagtgggatttcaccgggttgttgttgttgccgtTCAATGGAAGTATGAAAGAAATTACTATGCATTTTTATCAACAAGTTAAAGGAATCAAGAATGACCTCGTAAGTATGCAAAATACATTTTGAATGCCTTAAatgtgttttaaaaaaaaaaaagcaggTTAAGAGCATGTATAACAAAGTAGATAGCCATCAAGTCATTAAGGACTTTGCAACTGGTGGATTTACAAATCTTGCTCAATGAAACATTTATCACCAATCAACAGAAATCACACATCATATCTATAGAACTATCGGTTCATCCCCAAACTTAGGGAGCAGATTGATATAGCCTACAATCCCACACAATTTGGCAGTCCCCTATGAAATTagggggagagagagagagagagagagagagagagagagagagagagagagagagagagagagagagagagattttccTCATTTATATGCCAGGCCGATCTCTCACGGTAGATCGGCTTTACATAGGAGTACACCAGCATAGCTCTTATCAATACTGTAACTTTCATACAGATTGCAGCCTGTTGTCATTTGCTTCTGATGGTAGGTGACAACTCGAAGTTAACTACTAAGGATCATTGTGCATTATCCCCCCACACATTGTCCCAGCCAGCACTTGGAGCAGCCTTAGGCCCCTCGATAAAGTTCTGATTGCCATGAGGATGGTGCGGACCAGGAAGCGCACCAGGGCCCGGGGGATGAACTTTGTTAGGCTTTGTTTTAACACCAAGCAATCTCAGCACAAATCTGGCCAACTCTCCATATAACATTCCTGAGCGATCAAACAGCTGCAAAAGGCATTTTAGTGAAATATCATGTCATATATCCAGGgtattttccacaaattattagGACAGTAGAAATACAATTCTAAAGGACAATGAAACGAAGCACTAGTTACTTAAAACTGTTGGGGTGCAAGGGCAGTTGTAAGTGAAGAGATACCTGAAGCATTGCTGACATGAACATGTGAAATGCCTGGGTATTCTGGTCTATCAACATTGCGACGCGGCCAAAGAAAGTTACAACACCTTGCATCTACATTATTACAATCACAGGAAGTCAAACAATTAGTTATCAAGGCCAAAAGACATACATGATGTCTATGAAGTAAAGACTAATACCCTATGTTACTAGTAGTTTCAAGAGCACCAGGTACCAAAGAGCAACCCTCTCCTCACACCAGAACCCAAAATAAAATACGTAAAAGAACTCTTAATTTCATTAAAATCTCCTTGAACTTTTTGATAATTCAAAGGGGCCCTCAAGTTCTTAGTCATAGGTATTGACAAACCTACTAACTGCAGGCAAGAAAATCACAAATGTCAAATAAGAGAGAGTACACAATTTATAAAAGCTTAGCCTGGATCTTATTATCAAAAACATTGAGGAATCTAACTAAAAGTTTCTTTTTGGGATAAAGTGGGGTCTAGCTAAAAGTATCTCATTACAGAAACCCAGGAGTTGCAAGAAGCCACTGAAACTTCACAAGCCTTGTTAAATTTCTATCCTTCCCTATGTGATTCCACCCCTTTATTTTGGAGGCCTTGCTCCGTTACCCATTCACATGCACCTAATTTTAGTCTGTTATCCAATCCAAAAACAAAAATTCAGCAATAAGGCCAATATAGTTTTTACTTGAAGTGCAGGTCAAATGAGAGACTTATGCAAATCAAATTCATTTTAGGGCAAACTTATAGAACAGAAATAGATTATTTGGTACTGTTAGAGCTTACCACGTGCATGAAGGAAACCCAGAAGCCTGGTGGAGAAGATGGAGCACCATAGGGATTATTTGGATCTTGGTCCCCAAAGCCGCCCATGCCCATGCCACCCATGCCACCCATGCCGCCCATGCCCATGCCATAACCCCCCATTGAGCCACCAAACCCACTATTATACATTCCACCACCGTACATGCCACCACCTGCAAGTCCACCATAACCTCCTCTATACATACTGTTTCCATACAAACCACTTCCATATGTGCTTCCATAGCCACCACCATAAGAAGAACCATACATTCCAGTTCCATATCCAGAATTATAATTCATCCCTGTATTATAACCTGCATAAGCAAATAATCAGATCGATACTCTTTATAAAAGGCCTCAGCTCCTCTTACTTCAATTTCAATTACTAACTTCAATTACAAGATCAAAACCTTCAACAATCAGGAAAGTCCTCATCAGTGTAAGGGGAAACGAAAAAGAGTATGTCCATAACAACATTAAGATTTGGCTAGGTAAACACAAAGATGCTATTTATACTTCCAGAGGGTTGCATATGCATAGACATCTTATTGCAAATGAATCAAAGTCAAGTAGGCACTTCATCCCGGAATGAAGGCAATTTAACAGGATGGATGCCAGTTCCATGGAATATTCAATCAGAGGTTAAGGCAATTTAACAGGATCCATGACTAAGATGAGTACCAAAAAAAGGATAAGTGGGGTGGGGCAGTTTGAGTTCAGACTTCGATACCTTATAATGCTTTTTTTAAACAAGGCAATCTTATAATGCATGCAATAGAATTACACAGTAAGTCAAATCAGAATATATAACGGAAGAACTTGCCTAGTTAATGATGGCGTGCGTAATAATAAATCACATATTGCGTTATGATAATGAAAAATCACATGCATGCTTCTAAAGCCGAGATCATAATACACATCACTAATAAACAGTCTTTGATGCAAGGGGGCCAGCATTTGTGATATCAAGAGTGGACCTTAAGGATGTGAAGGACACTACAAAACCATAACACAGCTGTCCTAGCATGAAAGACATCAATAGTGTCTTTGAGGATTAAAAATGACAtgtttgaaatcataaatttcTGGATAGTCAACCCTCTTAACTGGAAACACAAAACACACACACAGAAAAGCGAGAGGGAGAATGAACTAATAAACATCTTATAGAATGAACTAATAAACATCTTATACCTCCGCTACCGTAAGTTTGCTGTTGCTCCCAAGGTCGAGGAGGCACAGGCCTTGCAAGTGTGCTATTATTAACAGCTGTATTCCTATTAGCAGTTGAAACAATCTCACCAGGCCTGGCTGTTCCGGATGCCTCTACTACGTCACTCGTGTTACCAGAAGAGGGGGGCTTAAAAGGTGTAGGGCCCGAAGAGGACCCAGCTCGTTCCCAAGGTTTCGGAGGTGGGCTATTACCTGCTGTGGAAAACAAACATTAGCTCAATAATACTCGAAAGTGAAAAGAGGAAAAACGAGTTAGTCGAGAATAGATTGCTTCAGTGGATTCTAatcaaataaaacaaaagtaCTTACTAGGAATGCCTAAAATTTCTTTAAACCTTGCTCTTATAATAAATAGACAAATCTACTGTGAGAAACCAGTAACATGTTAGATAGCCTTTAAATGTGGCAATCTATTTAAACTGACCAAAATAAATACATAGCAACTACTATTGTAAGAAACTAAGACCAAAGTTTACAAAGATATTAAATTCCGTGTATGCTTTCTCCCTAATTATTAATTCTATAAAGAAGTGTGCTTTAAGATTGCAAAGTATCAACTGCTAGAAGTCGCTATGGCATGTGTAATGAAGTTGCTTTAATTTATTTATACTACTTCTAATGATCAATGATCGAATTGTAGGGTACACAATTATCTCATCACATGCAAAAATATGACCCTGTAAATACATTTTAAATGGCTAATGAATGGCTTTAATGGTATTTCATACCGACATTCCCTCTTTGAAACAACTCAAAATTTTTGCCACGAACCCTGAGATCAGCTCAAATGCAAAAGTGTCCTATCAATTAATCAACTATGAGCCCGTTTGAATGAGCTTGTTTTAAGtgacttttaagccaaaatagcttttaagccataagttaggaattctaacttttggcttttggcttgtttttatcattttagcttaaaaataagttcttaaaagcacttttttactTTATCCACACACTACAAAAtggcttaaaagcacttaaaacaagccaatccaaacgggctcttgaCTTAATCCTAAACTAGTTGTAGTCAGTTATATAATGCCCAATATCTGTTCTGCTCCACTATGATCAATTACATTCCAATGCTCAATAATTTGACCTTTTACACTCCTAGAAGATTGAGATTTCCTACGAGGAAAGTTAGAGGCTTTATCAGAACCACATTATATATACGTACGGTAGACAACACCAACCTTAACACCTAAATCTAAGACACTAGAAAATACAAAATGTGCATAAAAATCAGTGTCAAGTGGGTAAAGGTGTTAGATTGAAAGCAAACCTAAGCCCCAATCTCTTAACTAATTTCCAGTATGCAAGAGCTCCAGCGCAATTCCCATTCAAATGCATCTTGATCGGAACGAAAAAGGACACATGAACTAAGTAAATTCCATACAATCGAAAAACTTGATCCCAAATTAGTCGGTCTCATATCCGCTCTATTCTGGTTTAAATTATTCCAATACCAAATAGTGGTGTGGCTTAGCAGCTAGAATGGACCATAGGAAACCAGAGTTCAAATCAACACCAACAACTACTATACAtcagtcccaaacaagttggAGTCGGCTATATCAGAGACTCAACAAAGGcaaacataaataaataaataaaaatcgtAATTCTTTCCACCTGTTCCATACATATGCTGGTAACACATAACAAGTATCCAGTAAATTATCAAGGTGCACACAAGTTAACCCAACCacaaaattttaaataaaaaaacaaaaactaGGTAATTCTTTCCACCTGTCTAAATTTAGGCTAACAGAATTATCCGATATATGTGCCGGTATCAAATAACAAGTATCCAGTAAATTAATCAAGGTGCACACAAGTTAACCCGAACATAAAATCTAAAAAAGAGAACACTTCAAAAACACAAAATTAAATCCACCAAAAAAATCGCGATACAGAAAAATATATTAACCTGACGGCTGAGGCGGTCCGTTATCCATCAAATGGATAGatc contains:
- the LOC104216544 gene encoding peroxisomal membrane protein 13 isoform X1, which translates into the protein MDNGPPQPSAGNSPPPKPWERAGSSSGPTPFKPPSSGNTSDVVEASGTARPGEIVSTANRNTAVNNSTLARPVPPRPWEQQQTYGSGGYNTGMNYNSGYGTGMYGSSYGGGYGSTYGSGLYGNSMYRGGYGGLAGGGMYGGGMYNSGFGGSMGGYGMGMGGMGGMGGMGMGGFGDQDPNNPYGAPSSPPGFWVSFMHVMQGVVTFFGRVAMLIDQNTQAFHMFMSAMLQLFDRSGMLYGELARFVLRLLGVKTKPNKVHPPGPGALPGPHHPHGNQNFIEGPKAAPSAGWDNVWGDNAQ
- the LOC104216544 gene encoding peroxisomal membrane protein 13 isoform X2, giving the protein MDNGPPQPSGNSPPPKPWERAGSSSGPTPFKPPSSGNTSDVVEASGTARPGEIVSTANRNTAVNNSTLARPVPPRPWEQQQTYGSGGYNTGMNYNSGYGTGMYGSSYGGGYGSTYGSGLYGNSMYRGGYGGLAGGGMYGGGMYNSGFGGSMGGYGMGMGGMGGMGGMGMGGFGDQDPNNPYGAPSSPPGFWVSFMHVMQGVVTFFGRVAMLIDQNTQAFHMFMSAMLQLFDRSGMLYGELARFVLRLLGVKTKPNKVHPPGPGALPGPHHPHGNQNFIEGPKAAPSAGWDNVWGDNAQ